TCTTTAAGGATCATCCGGAACTGAAGCCTCTTGTTCTCCCTGATGACATGCTGGGTGAGTGGCCTCTCAGAAAAGACTATGAGGGTTTTCCGAACAGGACAGCAAGAAACCTGGTGTGAGGGGTGAAAAATGGAAGAAATGCTTGAATCAAATGAAATGATCGTACACCTGGGCCCTCAGCATCCCATGCAGCCCGGACCATTCAGGTTGAACCTGAAATTAAAAGGGGAAACAATCATGGATGCTGAAGTGGAAATGGGCTATATCCACAAAGGCATTGAAAAAATCCTGGAGAACAGGACCTACCTTCAGGGCATCACCATAGTTGACAGGATCTGTTACCTTGTAGCTCTTACAAATGAAGAATGCTATGTTGGATGCGTTGAAAAGCTTCTTGATATCGAACCCCCTGAGAGAGCTCAGTATATTAGAGTTATTCTGGAAGAGCTTTCAAGACTCCAGAGCCATCTGCTTGGCCTGGGAGAATATGGGGAGTTCATCGGCTTCGTTTCCATGTTCATGTACACTATCAAGGAAAGGGAAGACATTCTTACTCTTATCGACATGGTCACAGGGGCAAGGGTTACCCACAGCTACCTGAGGTTCGGTGGGGTTCGTGACGACCTCCCGGAAGGATTTAAAGAAAAAACCATCCCGGTACTGAACAAGCTCAAGAAAGTCATCCGTGATTATGAGGAAATGTTCTACTCAGATACAATTTACAGGGAGAGAACTATCGGAATAGGTGTCCTGACAGCAGACGAAGCAAAAAGCCTTGGGGTTTCCGGGCCTGTCCTGAGGGCAACCGGAGTTCCTTTCGATATCCGGAAGAATGAACCCTACCTTGTGTACAGGGACCTGGACTTTAAAGTCTGCACTGAAACTGCAGGGGATTGTTTTGCAAGGGTTCAGGTCAGGCTTAACGAGATGCGTGAAAGCATTTACATCATAGAACAGTGCCTTGACATGATCCCGAACGGGCCTATCTTTCCGGAAGGAACCCCTTACGGCAAAAGGACTCCAGTAATGAGAGTTCCGGCAGGCGAGGTATTCTACAGGGTCGAAGACCCGAGAGGAGAAATGGGAATGTATATGATTTCCGACGGCTCGGACAGGCCTTACAGGGTAAAAGTCAGAGGACCCTATTACCCGACTCTGCAGGCTCTCCCCCCTCTTATCATAGGCACAACGGTTGCAGACATGGTATCAATTTCGGGGAGCATGGACGGCTGTACCAGTGAAGTGGACAGGTGACTTTTATGGCTATAGAAATTCCAGAATTCATAGTTCCCTTTGTCCCCTGGATCCGCGGTACTGTAGGCCTGGTTCTCGTAGGAGCCATCTTCCTTGGCGGAATGGCTGCAGTCTGGATTGAGAGAAAACTCTCAGCTGACATCCAGTTAAGGTACGGGCCTTCAAGGGTGGGAAAGTTCGGGCTCTTACAGCTTGTAGCAGATGCCATCAAACTCTTTACAAAAGAAGATGTCAGACCTGGAAATGCCGACCGTTTTCTTTACGACAATGCCCCGGTTTTCATGCTGACTTCCCTTTTTCTGATGCTTGTAGCGATTCCGGTTGGAGCGGTTTTTATTGATGGAAACTTATACCCTCTGGCCGTAACCGAGATGGATATAAGCATACTCTTCATAGAAGCGGTGTCCGCAATCAATATTTTTGGAATATTTATGGCTGCGTACGGATCAAACAATAAATATTCCCTGCTTGGTGCTTTCAGGAATTTTGCCCGCATGATAGGGTATGAAGTGCCACTTGGTATCGCTATTGTCAGCGTTGCCGTAATGACAGGCTCCCTAAATATCATTGATATTACCAGCGCTCAGGGAAGTTTTGTCTGGAACATTTTCCTGCAGCCTATCGGATTTGTTGTTTTCTTTATCGCACTTATGGCTGACCTTGGAAGGCTCCCTTTTGACCAGAACGAATCCGAAGAAGAACTGGTAGCAGGCTGGGTAACGGAATACACAGGAATGCGTTTTGGGCTCGTCTTCTTTGCCGAGTATATGCACATGATCCTTGGATCATTCCTTGTAGCACTCCTTTTCCTTGGAGGCTGGAACGTACCGGCATTTGTTGCAAATAATGCAGTGCTCGGACTTATTGCCCCTACAGGAATTTTGCTTCTTAAGACCGTGCTTGTGCTGATGACTATTATAGGAATGAGGTGGGCTGTCCCGAGGTTCAGGATTGACCAGGTAGTGGATATGAGCTGGAAGAAACTCCTGCCCCTGTCCCTGTTGAACCTTGCCTGGGCAGTCGGCCTTGGACTTTATCTGGGGGCTTAAGTATGGTTCTCAAAAACATCAAATATGCGCTTAAAAACATCCCTAAAGAACGCGTGACCAGGCTGTGCCCGGAGGTGGAAAGTCCGCTCTCCGAAAGGTTTAGAGGCCTCCAGACCCTTGACAAAAGCAAATGTATAGGCTGCGGGATCTGTGCCAATACCTGCCCTAACAGCGCGATCAAGATCGTAAAAGCCCCGATTGCCCCTGGCAGTGAAAAGAAGAGGTGGTTCCCTCAAATAGACATAGGGCACTGCCTCTTCTGCGGGCTCTGTATAGACCAGTGCCCCAAAGGTGCCCTTTCCAGCGGGAAAGAGTACTGCAAAGGCATGGTGAAATGGGCTCATAAAGACCTGCTTATGACCCCTGAAAAACTTGCGAGGGAAGTAGACATTCAGGAAGGTGACGAGAGATGATCGACCCTGGAACGGTTGGAACAGCACTGGAAACGGCGGTCTTCGGACTCCTTGCACTTGTCACGGTCTTCTTTGCAATCTTTGTGGTCATTGCAAAAGACGTCGTAAGAGCCGGGCTTGCCCTGATTATGTGCATGTTCGGAGTTGCAGGGCTTTATATTCTCTTAAACGCCCAGTTCCTTGGAGTTATCCAGGTTCTGGTCTATATAGGAGCAATCGGAGTTCTTATCCTCTTTGCAGTCATGCTGACAAAGCGCGAAATCGGAGGTGGGCCCCGTGCAAATTAACCGGCCTCTGGCTTTTTTGGTGTGCCTGCTCTTTGTGGCGGTTGTAGTGACAGGAGCTTTCGGAACGTCCTGGAATACGGTGTCAGAGCTTCCCGAAAACCCTGCTGACCCGAGTAATATAGAAGGCATAGGCATGCTTATCTTTACCCATTTTGTTGCACCTTTCGAGGTCCTGTCAATTGTCCTGCTCGCATCCCTTATAGGCGCAATCTATATGGCAAAAGGGGAGGGCAACAGATGACTGCCATTCCATTAACATTTTACCTGGGACTTGCAGCCCTGCTCTTTTCAATAGGGCTCTACGGTGTCATGACGCATAAAAGCGGTATCAGGCTGATCATGTGCATAGAGCTCATGCTGAACTCCGCAAACCTGAACCTTGTAGCGTTTTCAAGCTATACGGACACTTTGCACGGCCAGGTCTTTGCCATGTTCTCGATCGCCCTTGCAGCCGCTGAAGCTGCAGTAGGGTTTGCGATATTCATGGCGATCTATAGAATGCACGATAAAATCAACCTTGATGAACTTAATATTCTGAGGTGGTAAAAACGGCTCTGGAAGAATTTGCATTTTTAATCCCCCTGCTTCCGGCACTGGCTTTTGCGATCACCTTCTTCTTTGGCAGAAAAATGCCATCTGGAGGGGCAATCGTTCCCATCCTTGCCATCGCCGCCTCCTTTGTAATCTCTTTTGCGATTACCCTCGGGCTGCTGGCAAATCCCGAAGAGGTTATAAGCCAGTCCTATTCCTGGTTTGCAGTACTTAACATAGGAATATTAATCGACCCCCTGGCTGCAGTCATGCTGTCAATGGTCTCCTTTGTGAGCCTGTTAATCCATATCTATGCAGTAAGTTACATGTCCCATGATGCAGGAAAAGCAAGGTACTTTGCAGAAACCGCACTTTTCACAGCGGCAATGCTTTCCCTGGTCCTTTCGGACAACATCCTGCAGCTCTTTGTTTCCTGGGAACTTGTCGGCCTCTGTTCCTACCTGCTTATAGGGTTCTGGTTCGAAAAACCGTCAGCAGCAGCAGCAGCCAAGAAAGCGTTCCTGACAACCAGGATCGGAGACGTTATGTTCCTTACAGGAATCATCGTGCTCACTTCCGACCTCCTTAAGGTTTCAGGCGGGTTCCAGGACGGAGTTTACCTTCTTCGCTTCGATGAAATCTTCAGTTACATCCCCGAGCTTGCAGCTCTTCAGATAAACATCCTGGGCTTTGAAATAAGCCACCTTACTATTATCACCCTGCTCTTCTTCGGAGGAGCCGTAGGAAAGTCCGGTCAGTTCCCACTCCATGTGTGGCTGCCCGATGCAATGGAAGGTCCGACAACGGTCTCAGCCCTTATCCATGCAGCAACAATGGTTACTGCTGGTGTTTACCTGGTAGCGCGGACTTTCCCGATGTTCATTGCAGCCCCCGATTCCCTTATGGTAGTTGCTTACTTCGGAGGCTTTACAGCCCTCTTTGCAGGCACAATGGGCATTGTGATGAACGACCTCAAGCGTGTGCTCGCGTTCTCAACCATCAGCCAGCTAGGATATATGATGCTGGGCCTAGGTCTGGGCACTGCAATAGGGCTTGAAGCTGTCGGAATATCACTTTTCCACCTGATTAACCACGCTTTCTTCAAAGCGCTTCTCTTCCTCTGTGCAGGCAGTGTGATCCATGCAGTCGGCACCCAGGACATGAGGGAGCTAGGAGGCGTAGGAAAGGTAATGCCCATAACTGCTGCAACAATGACCATAGCAGCCCTTGCCCTTGCAGGCTTCGGTATTCCGGGAACCTCAATAGGGACAAGCGGTTTCATGTCAAAGGACCCTATTATTGAAGCTGCATACCTTTTCGGAGAACACAGCAGCAACTGGATCCCCTATGTATTCTCAATTCTTGCAGCTCTCCTGACGTCCATCTACATTTTCAGGCTGATCTTCATGACCTTTACAGGCAAGCCGAGAAGCAACTATCACGGGCATGAGTCCCCTGCTATAATGACCATTCCCCTGTCAATTCTGGCAATTTTTGCCCTCGCTTTTGGTGCGCTGACAAGAACCGGCTTTATGGAATTCCTTGAAGAAACCTTTACCAACAGCTTTGTAAACCTGGATATAGGAGCCCTTGCCGGCATAGGCGAAAATGAACTTGTGGCGGCAGCAGGTCACGAGCCTCTCGCAGTCCTCTGGCCTCCGGTGATAGTCGCACTTGCAGGCTTTGCAATTGCTTTTGTGATATATTACCTGAGAGCATTCAGCCTTGGACCTCTGGCTTCCATGAAGAACCCGATTTACAGGCTTCTCTACAACCGCTACTACCAGCACCAGATCTACACCGAATTCTTCTCAATCGGAATTGTCTACGGGATCATTGCTTTCCTGACACAGGTAGTTGATGTGATCATTGACAGCGTTGTGGAAGGAATCGGAATTGTCACGGTTTTTGTGGGTGAAGAGCTCCGGAAGATCCAGACAGGGGTTGTCCAGACCTATGCAACCGCATTAATCGCTGGTGTGAGCCTGCTGATAATACTTGTTAAACTGATAATGGAGGTACTCTGATGCTGCCGGTCGCATCGTTGTTGATTCTGGTGCCGCTGATTTTCGCAGTCGTGACCTTTTTCACAAAAACAAAACAACTGGCTGCAGGGTTTGGCTTTCTCGGGTCTCTAGCAACTCTCGGGCTTACCCTTTATGCCTATCTGAACTTTGACAGCAGTACTGCTGCAATGCAGTTCTATGAATCCGTAAGCTGGATACCCTTCCTCGGGGTCAACTATTCAGTCGGGATAGACGGCGTTTCCATGCCTCTTATCCTCCTGAATGCAATAGTCATCCCGTTTATGATCCTCTTCACCTGGAAGGAGGAAATGGAATCCCCCAACAGGTTTTACGGGCTGATCCTTACAATGCAGGCTGCGGTTATAGGAGTCTTCGTAGCCCTTGACTTCGTAGTCTTCTATATCTTCTGGGAGCTTACCCTTGTCCCGCTCTTCTTCATAGTAAATTTATGGGGTGGAGCAAACAGGGCTCATGCTTCCTACAAGTTCTTTATATACACACACGTAGCCTCGCTTGTGATGCTGCTCGGGATTTTCGGGCTCTTCTATACAGCCCTGAACCAGACAGGCGTTCCTACATTTGACATAAGGGAGCTGATCGCACAGTTCCAGTTCTTCGAACCCGGACTGATGAAAGACGGAATATTCCTTGCAATCCTCTTCGGGTTCCTGGCAAAACTTCCAGCCTTTCCCTTCCATTCCTGGCTCCCGGATGCATATTCCGAAGCCCCCACGGCAGGTAGCATACTCTTTATCCTGCTAAAAATCGGAGGTTACGGGCTTTTCAGGATCTCACTCCCCATGCTCCCGAATACTGGCAGTCCTCAACTGATGATCATGATTCTGGGCCTGCTCGGTTCTGTAAGCATCCTCTATGGGGCTCTTCTTGCTCTGCGGCAGAAAGACCTCAAGCGCATGATCGCGTACTCAAGCCTGAGCCACATGGGCTACGTAATCCTGGGTTCGGCCGGCCTTGTTACCCTTTCGGTTTCAGGCGCCATGTTCCAGCAGTTTTCCCACGGGCTTATTATGAGCATTATGTTCATGTCTGCAGGAGCAATCCAGACTGCTGCAGGAACAAGAATCATTAACGAGCTTGGCGGGCTTGCAAAGAAAATGCCCATGCTTACCGTAGCAATGATGGTCGGCTTTATGGCATCCCTCGGCCTTCCCGGGCTTACAGGTTTTATTGCCGAGTTCCTGGTGCTGACTTTCACCTTCACAAACCTTCCAGTCTTTGTGGTAATCGCCCTGCTGGCTATAGTGGTTACTGCAGGCTATCACCTCTGGGCAATGCAGAGGGCAATGTTCGGAGTGTACAATGAAAAACTCGGGGACGTCAGGGATATTAATTCCATCCAGGTCTTTTCAATGGCCGTAATCGCACTTCTTGTGCTTTACTTCGGCCTGAACCCGAGCCCGGTGCTTGATATGATGATTAATAATTCGGAAGCAATAGTCAGCCTTGCGGCTGGCATGGGGGTGTGAGAAATGCAGGAAATAATGTACCTCGCACCTGAACTTGTCCTGGTTGCAACTGGACTGGTCATACTTCTGACCGGAGTTTTCCTGTCCCCCCAGTCCAAGAATATACTGGGCTACCTGGCAACCCTGGGAACCCTTGCAGCCATCTTTCTGACGGTTAAAAGCTTCGGGCTTCTGACAATGGAGGGTTTCAGCGTTCAGTATACAATATTCTCAGAAACCCTGAGTATCGACGCCCTTTCCCAGTTCTTCAAACTGGTCTTCCTGGCAGTTGCCCTGATAGTCTCGATTGCCTCGATAAAGTATACAGAAAACAGCGACCACACAGAAGAGTTCTACACCCTGGTGCTCTTTGCGACCTTCGGGATGATGATTGTAGCCTCTGCAAACGACCTGATCCTGCTCTTCTGTGCCTTTGAGCTGGCGAGTCTTGCGACCTTCGCCCTTGCAGGCTTTGAGAAACAGAATGCAAGGTCCCTTGAAGGAGCCATGAAGTACTTTGTAATAGGCTCGGTCTCTGCAGCACTCATGCTCTTCGGGCTTTCCTTTGTTTACGGGGCAACCGGCACAACAAGCATTCCCCTGATCGCTCAAAACCCGGGTCTTCTCACAGGAAATCCCATAGGCATTGTAGCAATTGTGCTCCTGACTGCGGGTTTCGGCTTCAAGATGGCTCTTGTCCCCTTCCACATGTGGGCTCCGGACACATACCAGGGATCGCCTTCAGTTGTTTCCGCCCTGCTCGCAGCCGGGTCAAAGAAAATGGGGTTTGTCGCAGCCTTCAGGGTGTTCATCATAGCCCTTGCAGCCCTTCAGCCTGACTGGCAGTTTATGTTTACCCTTCTGGCAGTGGTGACCATGACCTTCGGAAATGTGGTCGCAGTTGCCCAGACCAGCGTTAAACGCATGCTTGCCTACTCCTCCCTTGCACAGGCAGGATACATTGCAATGGCTTTTGCCGTAATGACACCTGTCGCTCTTGCAGGCGGAATCATGTACACCCTTGCCCATGCCTTTATGAAAGCAGGAGCATTTATCGCAGCTGGAGCAGTTGTCTGGATGATAAGTTCGGAAAAGACAGGAAACCTCGATATCCCTGACCACCTGGACAGCTTCAGGGGCCTTGGAAAGAGAATGCCTCTTGCAGCCCTCTGCATGACGGTTTTCGTCTTTGCACTCGCAGGAATCCCCCCGACTGCAGGTTTCATGGCAAAGTTCGTGCTCTTCTCTTCAACCATTCAGGCGGGCATGACCTGGCTTGCAGTGATCGCCATCCTGAACAGTGCCCTTTCACTGTTCTACTATGCACGGCTTGTGAAATACATGTACTTCATGCCCCCTGAGGGTAAAACGGAAAAGGTCAGTATCCCGTTCCCATATGCAGCAGCCCTTCTGGTTGCAGTTGCAGGCGTGATGGTAATGGGTCTCTGGCCCGAACCCTTTGTGGAGCTGGCTATGAAAGCAGCAATGGTACTGGTGCCATTCTAAGGAGGTATAGAAATGACAGATTGCGACCTATGTGGAAAAGGAATCCCGACCGTTATCCCGGTCAGGACTTACCCTCCTCTCCTGAGATTCGCCTACCCTGAAGGTGTCTGGAAAGGGCTCTGTGAGACCTGCCTCGATTCTGCCCAGAAAACATACCTGGAAGTGAACAGGAACCACACTTCATGCAGAAGAGGCAAATGCTCTCTCTGCGGAAGCAAAACCGGTGTTTTCTCA
This window of the Methanosarcina mazei S-6 genome carries:
- the fpoN gene encoding F(420)H(2) dehydrogenase subunit N, with the translated sequence MQEIMYLAPELVLVATGLVILLTGVFLSPQSKNILGYLATLGTLAAIFLTVKSFGLLTMEGFSVQYTIFSETLSIDALSQFFKLVFLAVALIVSIASIKYTENSDHTEEFYTLVLFATFGMMIVASANDLILLFCAFELASLATFALAGFEKQNARSLEGAMKYFVIGSVSAALMLFGLSFVYGATGTTSIPLIAQNPGLLTGNPIGIVAIVLLTAGFGFKMALVPFHMWAPDTYQGSPSVVSALLAAGSKKMGFVAAFRVFIIALAALQPDWQFMFTLLAVVTMTFGNVVAVAQTSVKRMLAYSSLAQAGYIAMAFAVMTPVALAGGIMYTLAHAFMKAGAFIAAGAVVWMISSEKTGNLDIPDHLDSFRGLGKRMPLAALCMTVFVFALAGIPPTAGFMAKFVLFSSTIQAGMTWLAVIAILNSALSLFYYARLVKYMYFMPPEGKTEKVSIPFPYAAALLVAVAGVMVMGLWPEPFVELAMKAAMVLVPF
- a CDS encoding F420H2 dehydrogenase subunit FpoO gives rise to the protein MTDCDLCGKGIPTVIPVRTYPPLLRFAYPEGVWKGLCETCLDSAQKTYLEVNRNHTSCRRGKCSLCGSKTGVFSVELQIPDFSKGIVRKDVDVCYRCLKLVDEAYVRFKKAQIDEEGRIHGHEHVHPHH
- the fpoH gene encoding F420H2 dehydrogenase subunit FpoH: MAIEIPEFIVPFVPWIRGTVGLVLVGAIFLGGMAAVWIERKLSADIQLRYGPSRVGKFGLLQLVADAIKLFTKEDVRPGNADRFLYDNAPVFMLTSLFLMLVAIPVGAVFIDGNLYPLAVTEMDISILFIEAVSAINIFGIFMAAYGSNNKYSLLGAFRNFARMIGYEVPLGIAIVSVAVMTGSLNIIDITSAQGSFVWNIFLQPIGFVVFFIALMADLGRLPFDQNESEEELVAGWVTEYTGMRFGLVFFAEYMHMILGSFLVALLFLGGWNVPAFVANNAVLGLIAPTGILLLKTVLVLMTIIGMRWAVPRFRIDQVVDMSWKKLLPLSLLNLAWAVGLGLYLGA
- the fpoJ gene encoding F420H2 dehydrogenase subunit FpoJ, which gives rise to MQINRPLAFLVCLLFVAVVVTGAFGTSWNTVSELPENPADPSNIEGIGMLIFTHFVAPFEVLSIVLLASLIGAIYMAKGEGNR
- the fpoD gene encoding F420H2 dehydrogenase subunit FpoD, coding for MEEMLESNEMIVHLGPQHPMQPGPFRLNLKLKGETIMDAEVEMGYIHKGIEKILENRTYLQGITIVDRICYLVALTNEECYVGCVEKLLDIEPPERAQYIRVILEELSRLQSHLLGLGEYGEFIGFVSMFMYTIKEREDILTLIDMVTGARVTHSYLRFGGVRDDLPEGFKEKTIPVLNKLKKVIRDYEEMFYSDTIYRERTIGIGVLTADEAKSLGVSGPVLRATGVPFDIRKNEPYLVYRDLDFKVCTETAGDCFARVQVRLNEMRESIYIIEQCLDMIPNGPIFPEGTPYGKRTPVMRVPAGEVFYRVEDPRGEMGMYMISDGSDRPYRVKVRGPYYPTLQALPPLIIGTTVADMVSISGSMDGCTSEVDR
- the fpoK gene encoding F420H2 dehydrogenase subunit FpoK, encoding MTAIPLTFYLGLAALLFSIGLYGVMTHKSGIRLIMCIELMLNSANLNLVAFSSYTDTLHGQVFAMFSIALAAAEAAVGFAIFMAIYRMHDKINLDELNILRW
- a CDS encoding NADH-quinone oxidoreductase subunit J; this encodes MIDPGTVGTALETAVFGLLALVTVFFAIFVVIAKDVVRAGLALIMCMFGVAGLYILLNAQFLGVIQVLVYIGAIGVLILFAVMLTKREIGGGPRAN
- the fpoM gene encoding F(420)H(2) dehydrogenase subunit M: MLPVASLLILVPLIFAVVTFFTKTKQLAAGFGFLGSLATLGLTLYAYLNFDSSTAAMQFYESVSWIPFLGVNYSVGIDGVSMPLILLNAIVIPFMILFTWKEEMESPNRFYGLILTMQAAVIGVFVALDFVVFYIFWELTLVPLFFIVNLWGGANRAHASYKFFIYTHVASLVMLLGIFGLFYTALNQTGVPTFDIRELIAQFQFFEPGLMKDGIFLAILFGFLAKLPAFPFHSWLPDAYSEAPTAGSILFILLKIGGYGLFRISLPMLPNTGSPQLMIMILGLLGSVSILYGALLALRQKDLKRMIAYSSLSHMGYVILGSAGLVTLSVSGAMFQQFSHGLIMSIMFMSAGAIQTAAGTRIINELGGLAKKMPMLTVAMMVGFMASLGLPGLTGFIAEFLVLTFTFTNLPVFVVIALLAIVVTAGYHLWAMQRAMFGVYNEKLGDVRDINSIQVFSMAVIALLVLYFGLNPSPVLDMMINNSEAIVSLAAGMGV
- the fpoI gene encoding F420H2 dehydrogenase subunit FpoI encodes the protein MVLKNIKYALKNIPKERVTRLCPEVESPLSERFRGLQTLDKSKCIGCGICANTCPNSAIKIVKAPIAPGSEKKRWFPQIDIGHCLFCGLCIDQCPKGALSSGKEYCKGMVKWAHKDLLMTPEKLAREVDIQEGDER
- the fpoL gene encoding F420H2 dehydrogenase subunit FpoL, with the protein product MVKTALEEFAFLIPLLPALAFAITFFFGRKMPSGGAIVPILAIAASFVISFAITLGLLANPEEVISQSYSWFAVLNIGILIDPLAAVMLSMVSFVSLLIHIYAVSYMSHDAGKARYFAETALFTAAMLSLVLSDNILQLFVSWELVGLCSYLLIGFWFEKPSAAAAAKKAFLTTRIGDVMFLTGIIVLTSDLLKVSGGFQDGVYLLRFDEIFSYIPELAALQINILGFEISHLTIITLLFFGGAVGKSGQFPLHVWLPDAMEGPTTVSALIHAATMVTAGVYLVARTFPMFIAAPDSLMVVAYFGGFTALFAGTMGIVMNDLKRVLAFSTISQLGYMMLGLGLGTAIGLEAVGISLFHLINHAFFKALLFLCAGSVIHAVGTQDMRELGGVGKVMPITAATMTIAALALAGFGIPGTSIGTSGFMSKDPIIEAAYLFGEHSSNWIPYVFSILAALLTSIYIFRLIFMTFTGKPRSNYHGHESPAIMTIPLSILAIFALAFGALTRTGFMEFLEETFTNSFVNLDIGALAGIGENELVAAAGHEPLAVLWPPVIVALAGFAIAFVIYYLRAFSLGPLASMKNPIYRLLYNRYYQHQIYTEFFSIGIVYGIIAFLTQVVDVIIDSVVEGIGIVTVFVGEELRKIQTGVVQTYATALIAGVSLLIILVKLIMEVL